AATGCACTGAAACGTATTGTGACaatctttcgaagaaattcggaTTGCTTAAACTCATTTCCATCGCTTGCAGTTTATCTTCATCATTAATAGGGAATAAAGCGTCAACATCCTCAAAACCTTCCCTTTTCTTCTTCACTGCCATTATTGACGTGGGTGGATTTGTTCTTCCTTCCATAAATTTGGTAACATCGGCCATGAACAATGTTAGTTTTTGCAAACATAATTCAATACGGGTCAGGCGTACGTCAATGTCATTCAATGTTATTTGACGGTCATTCTTAGTTTGATCGGGCGTGCCAGACTCCCCAGCGTCGATCGATGTGGTTATATTTGATTGCACTGTTGATATTTCAGTGTATATTCCATTTTGGAGCTGAATGTACTGCTTTCCGTTTATTTCTATGATGTGCAGTGGGTCAGAAACGTTGAtttcattctgaaaaaaaacatacataAATTAGAAATGCTGATGAAAAGTATTAAAAAGCATGCTATATTAGTcgagaaaaatacaattttcaacCACTGTGTACCATGTACCATCAACACTTCCAAAACATGTTCTGGATGCCGCTTTTCACGAAAACCACTCTACCTGAAAACGTGACTTCTTTTTCAAATTAACGATGAACGTCCCATAACGTAAATAATTCAAATTGATAAACTAATATTTTCTACCATATGATTTATCACACCGACAATTGAATTCTAATTTAATTTGACTATTTTATGCCAATAATATTAATCGAGTAGAATAACCCATAGGGCACATATTCACAAACAGAAATAACTGGCCCTGAGTTGAAATAACAATAAGATAAATACTTTATCATAGTCTGGCGAATACATTAAACAACGGCAGAGCGCAATCTAATATAGCATTCAATTACGTCACGCCACTGCTTGTATATGTTCTAAGATTTTTCAAGTCGATGACGTCATGCTTCATTGCATCGACTTAACTAGCAGTTGTTGCGGAACCTACTCTTATAAGACACGCACAATGGACacatttgcgttgcgtttgacagttttccaaTAGAAAGCCGTCAAACACTACGCAAACTTATCCATTTTGCGTGACCCATTTCGCTTGTCTATGCAGTCTGCAGTGTCTATTGTTTACACTTTGATTGTGGGTGGAAACTAAAATCCAGTATTAGTGAATAAATATCGATTTGCCTCGACTCaacaaaaaggtaataaaatcAATTTAGTATGATCATTCTCAATAACTTAAATATATGGTATGTATGTTATTATGTGTTTTGTAGCAACGTACCTCTATCGGACGGATTTGCTCTTCGTGTGCGGCTGTTTCGACGATAGTGATTGCTTTTGATTGATCAGCTGTTTCTTCGATAAGATGCCGTTCTGCCGTGTTTTGCAATCCCGGACCAGGTACGTGGACATTACCAAAATTGGTTGGTGCAATCATACTTGTTGGTACGGCCAAAGATGTTCCCGGAACAGACGGATAGGCTTCAACAGAAGGACGGTTCAGAATTCCAGTGTGTACCGGAATGGTGGGCATCGGTAAAACAGTATTAAATACGCCGCTGATACTTTGATTGTTTTCGGTGGGTGTAGAAGCTTGGTGCACTGTTGATGGGCGGTAGGAACATGTCGGTTGTATCATTTGTTCCATAGTTTCTGCCGGAacggattggatttggtgaGTTTGAGTTCGCTGTCGTGAAATAAAAAGATTATGACTTAAAAATCTTTTCTTTCATAttgtattataaaaaaaactaatgttTGGGATATACAGCTTAGAATTTCGCAAATTATGTTTGACGTAAAAGAAGTTATCTTGTGTTTGGCTTACCTCTGATGATTTAACTTCTGGGGGAGCCAATTGATACGTTTTCGATTGGAATTTCTGCTTCTTTTTTCCCGGATGGGCACGGGTACCAAGACTACACTGGGCAGCATCTTCTGAATCAGTTATGTTCTCCAGTCTTCTTATCAATTCTTCGGCAGATTTGTATGAATGCCCTCGACCAAGAATCTTGCAATTTTGCTTCTGCCATACTTCTTTGATAGGCTCAGAATCGCCATTTGCAGACAAAGAGACAAAATTCGTTGGCGGCCAGTATACTTCATCACCAGATGTCCATTTGGAGGGTACGATTGTTAGAGTAGGCTTCGATTTCTTTGATTTACGCGTTTGCACTACACTGAACGGCATTATTTCGGAATACAGCGATTAAGATTAACATGTAATTTGGTACAAAGCTGTTCCTAAAATACTTTTCTTACGACTGTTAGACTGTTTGCTATTCATTGAATTGATAGGAAGGTGTGCAAAGACTGcatatataaaaatattctaCCTTCGCAATAAATTATTGATCTGCTGTCAGTGTCACGACTCACGATAGTCAGATCGTGAAATGTGTCAtgttaaatgtttcaaaatgtctCTTGTGGCTCTGGTATGATTTTAGAAAGTCGTCTATCTAGGTAATATGCAATCTTCTATTCATAAATTGTTTAGTCTTCGTTGTTATAGTATGGGTATAAACTCGTTTTCTTTAGGTCTATAATATACCACATCAACTGGCATATAGTTTGaagttttatttatgttttctaAGTTATATTTTAGAAAAACATGACGCATACATCACTATACAATGCCTTAAATATTTTGACCAAGCAGCTACTAACAGTGATGGCTGATATTATCGATACAAAATTAATTTATCTACTATTCACTTTGTAATCCTTATAGATATGTTTTACGACCTCATCAGTAAGGTCGCCTTCAATATGTCTCGTACTTGTATgtttaaattgaattgaattctgacgaaaTTCACCCTAAATAAGAATATTACGTTTTCAATATAATAAtagtaaataataaaattattcaggaTAAAATTATTGTTGCTTGTTAGTAATACAAGCCTTCAAGCctcaataattttcttattcactattattttagtaaaaactattattttagtgaatctcgtcggaattcaattcaattcaatttaaaagagccataaaaatagatttgtgtCATCAAAAAGGTGAAGTGAGGGCTGGGACGAAAAATCGCAACAAATTTCAATCAGTTTGCTATGTTAAATGTAAAGTATTAATATTGTTCATGTCACTCCTGTTGGCGTGACCCATAACTAGTTAATTTAACAGCCTAGTATCTAAAGGGTcaggctactgacatcctattgtttagcccatagCCAGATCGTAGCCAAGATGTCCTGGAcacaaatttcatttcatattacttttcaatgatgacagcaggctatgtctattgatgatgatgacaaacCGCGCTTGTTACAGGCTAGGTATCGAGGAATGTCATACCGATGCttctaataaataaaaacatgcgTTACCACCGGACGTCTTGTAGTAGACTAGTTCCACTAATAGAAGCTATTTAAGGAAAAtattaccacagacaaacagacgtagcaCTACCATCCACCATGACTACAACGATCCATTTGAATTAgattgattgcgcgtttcacaactagaggcgcttgcgtcgtaatccttcgagtttgacagttcactccagcgccttctggtgacaatgtcatacgaaacattgtttcatgTAACCTTGTTCGCAAGATGATGGTAGAGGAGTTggacgatggatttttcagaaaaatattcaagctgttacgtctgtttgtcggTGATATTACTATATCTATATCCGCTAGGGATCTAAAACATTTACTGTTATTAGTACGGgaacttttgttatttttaaaaccaaacaaTTTAGTATAACCTTTCTATTATGGGTGTTCACCTCAAAAAGCTATCGTTTTCGCTTTTGGAAGtataaaaactttgaaaaagtgaaaaacatTAAATTGGTCAACACTTTTGGAAGGTAGTGTATTTAATTAATATTATTGAATATGGCTGCCTAGTTGAAAAAAAACTGAGCACATTAATAAATATATTGATTTTCGTCTACCATGGCACCTTTATACGCATTAAAAGTAACTAATCATCTACGAATTGCATATATTGACATGATTATtgtgtttgattttaatttcgATTATATGAAATGTGaatacattatttttttaattaatcaaaACATTTATTTCTTCGTATTTTCCAAGCGCATTAATTTTCTTTAAGcaaaatgttcaaattcaccacaaaaTTGTCATCGCACATGATTTCCGAGTACTGGAAAGGCTTAAAACTTTATTGTACTTTGTAATGATatataagaaaatatttttattttctttatactTATTTGTCTGGTGGTTGGAGATGACATTAACACTGAGGGTGATCGTGCtttatgtacaaaaaaataattgagaGAAAGATTATAGCTGATTGCATCGGTTTATTTCTGTTATGTTTCAAACCGTATGTTGTTACACATATATAACAATATTTGACTTTGTTTACAGTTTTGCACTAAGTTGTAAAGCGATTATAATCACGTTGCATGATTCTGGTTCTAAAAACTAAGTTCAAGTTTtatattgactccacctcttgcgctttttgcgTCATAAATATGTTATAAATAAGAGCTCAATGCTAAGTTCCATTATCCTCCTCTGTCACAAATAAATATCAGAAACTTAATTCAGACTAACTGTGTTGCTTGGGATGACcgttttgaaccaaatttgtatcaaatattgtctgtcctaaggaaacgattttagtggatattgGTAGGTCCGTTTAAAATGGAGAGGTTGTGAGAGAGAGGTATTGTTTAGTTGGCGATCtattcagcataacttctgaacccatttccgatgttcaccaaatttggaacccatattctctgtctaTGAAAGACTACATCAGACTGGGTAGGACTGTCATAGCTGAACGAGAGagaatatatttattaaacgaacagtttagtatacctttttatcgcatgggtgaattcaaacaaaatattaaaacgcGTATTGtttacccaaaggaaactattttaGAGAggcttggaggagtttttgaaatgCGGGAGAATGTTGGGGTTGgctattgtttagaaaacgacttaattcAAAATCCttcttatttagttcatccgaggttctttgacattgtacaatgctccgaaagcaattcctcaaaaatagcaaatcttcgacaataacatttccctgaaaatgacatatccctgaatgaagcaggccattaacataacactatttggcctaaggtcattcgacatgaagtgaatttgggataatactgaacagcatcagaaaaatctttcatagaaagcatgcatttgctgggtataaagcaatgataaatgttacccttcatcggaatcatagtttgctcagtgaaaagcaattaataatgtgtttccttctggatggtggatgtgatttctcctttaaaagtaggcagtttcccggaataaggcaatggtgggtgttatcccttctttaaaaatatgcgtttgcccggaataagacatcggtggatgttttcccttctttagaaatagacgttttcccggaataaggctattcaaactcccttcttcaaaatcagttaatgtttccaaaagccttcttttaatcaaatgataaactatgaataaataaacacaattaccctgttgactaattggttttatcattttccgattttaaaagaaaactgcaaaccaaactggcaactccgagcaaggccgggtacataaagctagtgtcAAATCAAAGTGACTTTTAAACCGTTTTTAATTCGACAATTGTCGAACGAGCGGGGTACGGATTAAAAAGTGTCGTATTAAATGGTGTCGAATGAGCGGGGTTCTACGGTACTTAGAGTTACTTAGATAAAAGCAATAAAGCTTAtgtttaataaacatttttgacTTAAATTATCATTCTACGCCACTATTATCTGGAAAAGttctattctacgaaatggtgTAAGTGAGGAGATAACACCTTCTATTAACATAGGTGTACAGTGGAaataataccttctttaaatgaacggtaACGGTTTATGGCAAACACAGGacgtaggggagactgggtagacttgatccgcttttctgatttccgatgtaccacagccaaaaataaataaacatacacgatttccacacagactctctaagaaatatagtatttaactttactgatgtatgacagtccttaaattattgttgttattgatacacaatcgtttttttggagtgctgtcaaaaatcgactttttgaattttcgggggaaattgatccctctccgaaaacttgctttgataaaattagaaaggtgccctcgaattttttaaatatttttccttcaaaatatacagaattttcgaattgctgtgcgtatacatgaacgatcttttttattgaattcgacagcccatgcatttttttaaatttggggagacttgatcccctttttatgatatctacgcaataaatattttttcctgccaaaacttcatcacatctgtcaaatctacaaaaaattagaagcctgaatacaggtttaaatttttttga
The nucleotide sequence above comes from Armigeres subalbatus isolate Guangzhou_Male chromosome 3, GZ_Asu_2, whole genome shotgun sequence. Encoded proteins:
- the LOC134221378 gene encoding uncharacterized protein LOC134221378, which codes for MPFSVVQTRKSKKSKPTLTIVPSKWTSGDEVYWPPTNFVSLSANGDSEPIKEVWQKQNCKILGRGHSYKSAEELIRRLENITDSEDAAQCSLGTRAHPGKKKQKFQSKTYQLAPPEVKSSERTQTHQIQSVPAETMEQMIQPTCSYRPSTVHQASTPTENNQSISGVFNTVLPMPTIPVHTGILNRPSVEAYPSVPGTSLAVPTSMIAPTNFGNVHVPGPGLQNTAERHLIEETADQSKAITIVETAAHEEQIRPIENEINVSDPLHIIEINGKQYIQLQNGIYTEISTVQSNITTSIDAGESGTPDQTKNDRQITLNDIDVRLTRIELCLQKLTLFMADVTKFMEGRTNPPTSIMAVKKKREGFEDVDALFPINDEDKLQAMEMSLSNPNFFERLSQYVSVHYALNGKRDGKAFFRTLIRKMIAPCTLLPYS